Genomic window (Capsicum annuum cultivar UCD-10X-F1 chromosome 10, UCD10Xv1.1, whole genome shotgun sequence):
TATTGCTTCTTACTCAACCCTTCATAACCATTTCCAAGAAAAACTCTAATACTAAATTTGGCCCTGTGATTAATGAAACTATTTACCCgataaaaaaaatagcaatattgAAAACCATTGAGGATAAATACTCATTTATTTAAAGGGAAGAAGAGATCTTTTTTAGGAGTGAAACTATATGGTCTTGTTACACCAGTCATATTAATCTTAAAACGTTAAGCTCATAcaactatatatttattttggcaGGTTCTACTGGGAAAGGGCAAGGAAAAGAACTTACAAACTCTGCCAGGTGTTCTAGTCAAGTAATGGGAAAGGAGATATGTCAGAACTCCATGGTTCATGAGAACGAGTATATGCAAGTTGATACTCCATTTTATCCATCGACTAATCAAGTTCAGCAATTCACCAAAGAGGCtgaaacaagtaagtttttttcaAGTCTATTGAGTTTTTGATTGCATATATAAGTTAAGTATTACTAATATGATTTTGCTTTCTCTAGGTGTTATTGGGAAGGGACCATAAAGACTTAAAACCATAACCATGTCTTGTAGTCAAGGAATAGGAACGCTATGTAAGAACTCCATGGTTCGTGAAAACGAGAATATGCAAGTTCATACTCCATTTTCTCCCTCAACTAATCAAGTTAAGCAAAGGACCAAGGACGCTGAAATAAGTAAGTTCTTTCAAGTTTGTTGAGTTTTTGATTGCATATATAATTCAAGTATTGGTAATATGATTTGCTTTCTCTAGGTGCTATTGGGAAGGGACTAGGACTTAAAAACTTTACCATGTCTTCTAGTCAAGGAATGGGAATGATACATAAGAACTCCATGGTTCATGAGAACGATTATATGCAAGTTCATACTCCATTTTGTCGATTGACTAATCAAGTTACAAAGCAACGCACCAAAGAGGCtgaaacaagtaagttttttttcaaatctatttaGTTTCTTATTGCATATATAACTTAAGTATTAGTAATATGATTTTCTTTCTCTAGGTGCTATTGGTAAGGAAACAGAAGAATTTCGTACTTCATTTCCTCCATCTACTAATCAAGTTAAGCAATGCACCAAAGAGGTTCAAAAAAGTAAGTTTTTCcaaatttgttgagtatttgTCCACTTGCATCACATCATGCTCAGTGTAGgggtttctaaaagtttttccaAATTTACTCAGTGTTTGTCCACTTTCATCATATCATACAAGTATTTTTTCCTTGTTAGGGGGTTCTATGAATAATGTGGGATCTAATACCTAGATCTTTGTGCTCTATGTTAGAAGTTTTTAAGAATAATGTGGGATCTAATCAAGGAATGCGATCAATAGATAATAATCCTCTGATTCTTGGGAAAGAGAACATGCAAACCAATATTTCATTACCTTCATCTATTGATCAAGTTATGAACCCTCTCCCCCGCCAAACTGCTGAAATAGGTATGATACTTTAGAATTcatgtattattaaatttatagaattaaattttattagtatAGTTCTTCCCAAATTATGCAGCTATAGGATCATCCAATCCTAGAAAGGTAAAAAGAGTTCAAGGGAGCAACAAGTGCAAGAAATTTGCATCACTTGAAGTCGGTCAGAAGTTGAAAATAACCTTTTACAATAATTGAACGGTtgaaaaaaatagcaatatgtttTTGAGacacttcaacaacaacaacaacaacaacaaacccagtgtattcccacttagtggggtctggggggggtaagatgtacgcagtccatacctctacctctgatgaagtagaaaggctgtttccgaaagacccccggctcaagacacgagatatcacacaaacacatagtacagcacagaagcagatgacataacatagatacggcacccataaggaatataaaacagagtaaagcaggaatgcaggaatataaagcagaggaaagcacacagattcgtaataaacatggaacacggaacacgaaacactgaatacggaatcataacaggaatacacccccaccaattaattccctacactagcgacccgaactggccctaatcctctgccgtaattcgcatcttccagaccttcctatctagggtcatgtcctcggtgagctgtaactgttccatgtcccgcctaatcacctcaccccagtacttcttcggtctaccccttccccgtctaaaaccatccaacgctagcctctcacacctacggaccggggcatccatgcccctcctcttcacgtgtccgaaccatctcaatcgtgcttcccgcatcttacactccactgaagtcacaccaaccttctcccggatagtctcattccgaactctatcccctcgggtcagtccacacttGGAAAACATAATCTGTGATAGTAACATGTGTCCATTGGTTGTATAATCCTAGAGTGATAGTAAGAAACAAAATTTAGATCATATGCGGGCAGCTATTGAGGTAACAAATGTAGTCGATAGTATGAATGGGCATTTAGACCTTTTTTTTGTTTCGTTCTATCTTATGTTGTATGTTGATTATTATAGGATAAATTTGAGAGTGATGACATGAATGATCATCGCGATCATATCTTTGGATGGATGAATGAGTTGTGGAACAAATGGAGAGGATAATTGCATAGTAAGTATGTGAAGAATAAGTTGATGGTACAGGCTCTTAAGTCTAAACTAGAGAGAGTAGACAAGAAGGACTGGGAGTGGTTAGTTAAGGaacatttttgttttgaaagttttTAGGTATTCCATTTTGTAGCACTATGTTACTTGCTTTACAATTGTGTGTGGAGTGGCTTCTTTGTTCTAAAAAATTCAATGGTTTTGTGATATTGCTCTATATTACCTGCTACTGCTTCCCTATCAACTTTATTTGTTGATGAAATTTAAGAATTTGCATCTAAATAGATGCTAAGcttattgtttaaaaataatacagGTGAGAAGCTGAAGGAATACAGCAAACTAAACTAATTTGACAATGCTTCATCATATTGGTAGAAAAATAGTTGAATGATCGTTTTTCAACCTTAgaagatgagatagaaaaaataagaaaaatataagaattttttGCTGCTCAACAATTACATATCCCTCGTACGACCTCACTCGTTTCAAATGAATGACACTGGCTTATTTTGTTGTCCAAGTAAGTACTTATTTTGCTTGGTTATTATTTAACTACATTTTGTCAAGATTATACCTTGAATTATGTTAGGCTGCATTTACCTTTATTTTCATGTATAGTATTGTTAGAAGTGGACTTGAGTATAGAGATTGGGGTGTGGGGGTCTTGAGTGTTTCTTAGTGATGATTGGATTATAAGTAAATGAGCTGCTTGACATAGTGtatttttttaacaaagaaaATGTATGATTGAAAATGAGGATGTACAAGTGATGCTGCGAGTAACATGAGCAGACTGCTGCTTCTTATATGTCTACACATCTAGATAGTAGAGCCATCTTTCATTCCTTAAATTTGAGTTTGAATATTTGATTGCATTCCAACTTTTCTACCTGATGCTATCTAGCTACATATCCTTCTCTATTTGGCAGCAATTTTCCATGGTATCCTGAGTTAATCTGCAATCCGACACTCTATATGAAACAATAACAACTTGCTGATTATAAAACAGTAAACTGCTTTCACCttttcaacaaaaatatttgTTGCTTCAATTTCTCGGTAGTCAAATATATCTCTAGACAGATTTAGTTTactttataaaaagaaaaatatatgtggTGTAACCAACTTACCGTATTGATCCATAGAAAACCTGTGTCATTCGAGGTCCTTCTATTCCTATTAATGTTGTGATATGCCTTAGTGAGTTAGGTCACTCACAGCAAGTTCAAAGTCGCCAGATATTCCTATTAACAGCTTACATTGTTCTTCAGATATTCGAAGTACCTTGCAAACCTCCCTTCTACATCTTGCTAAATTCTGAAACCAAAACAGGATGAATAACAAGATATTTCACTTGAGGGTATCAACCTGTACAAGAAGAAGGAACAAACATGAAACCATAAACCTAAAGTTCTCAGGAGTTGACGTATAATCTGGCACTCCAATGGTCATCAGGCTAAAGAATTCAAGATTAGGCAGTTTTAAGTAACATGTTTGATGAGTTCCACACACCCATCTGATTCAACTCTAAATTGATGCAATAGTGGATGCCAACACAGTTGCTTTTCCCTTCCTGAATTAGCAAGACCATCGCAAAATTTAAAGCTCCAGTTACCCACTTTATTCCACTTGTATCAACTTGAATATAATCTTTCAATGGTTTTCTTCCAATATCCCCAGCCAAACAGTTAAGCTGATTTGTAATCTATAGACCATAGAAAATGTTGGGGGACTattgaaacaacctctctacttcatcttgAGATGGTGGAATCGAGGGAATACACTGGACctattgttgtttttgtctttGGATAGCTATGCAgcaaaattttgtattttacttGCCAGACCACCTAATATCCAGAAAGCCAATTCAAACACCtgcataagtaaaatatgtaTTCTGATAGTTGTTTCCTGGATCCTTCCAGAAATCGTCAATCATATAAGGTGCAGTATTTTAAAATGTTAGTGGCATAAGTCAAACTGTTACGCAACACTTTGTTTTCACACTTCTTGCTGATGTTATTCCATGTTTTGTAAACGGTCAATTGTTGTATCATTTCTGACCTCTGTATTGATAACCATTGATTACTCTAACAAGGATTGCATTAGCATGTCATACAACTCTATCATGTTATGTTATTGTGTCCGGGCTGTTAAACAAGGAttgacttttcaaaaattttgttcttacagatttttgaagattgaagtTACAAGAGAAGATGCAAGTTTATAAGATGCACGAGcttattattattttgctaagaGCGTTATGTAAAGCTTGACATCATATTCTAGCTAGGGATGTtaatttgttagtttttttttgtttagaaaatattgaaactattgaCAATATTCTAGCTTGAGATGTTAATTGGTTAAGTTTTTTTtagcaaatattgaaattatatttattataatgtgaCATTTTcagtaataattttatatttaacaatgaAATACATACTTTAATGATATGAAGTTTCAGGATGTAGCATTGGTGGTAAATTAGATATATGAATATAATATTGTTTGATTTAAACGTTAATTTAGGATGAGTTAGTTGCTTGTCTCTAAAGGTTAATCAAGGACGGGTTAGTTGCTCATCCCTAAAATTTAATTAAGGACGAGTTAATTATTCGTCCAGATAGAGTAATTTAGGACAAGGTAGTTACTCATCGCAAAAAGGTTTTAGTAACCACAGAATaactactttttaaaaattaaaatcatctATTTGAGACGACATATACAGTCTCTAAAAGTATTTTTGCGACCGGATATGTTACCGTCGCTAATGACATTTAATGACCCGTTAGAGTACCTCATCGCAATTGACCTTTAGCGAATAAGCCTATTAGGACGAGCCGCGACAAATATTTTCCCATCCTAAAAGGTCATTTGCGATCAAAATTGGACCTTTAGGGACCAAATTTCCCTTCCGTAGAGGTTGTTTTTCTTGTAGTGATtcagataagaaaaaaaattgatgttgtcTCTTTCGACTCCTTTAGCTACTCCAACTCATCTCTTTCGATGCCTTTGGATACTCCATCTCCTCTCTTACAACACCTCTGGCTACTCCATCCATCTAAGTAATTATTCCTTCAGCTGTGTTTCAAATTGCGGAACCCTAGGCTCAACATCATAGAAAGGGTGTTTTTGGTATGAATTTACCCTCTATTTTTCTAGACTCAACTTgactctttattttaaaatttagtatttctaaaattttagtcaaCTATGCTCTAAATTATGGTTTTAGAACAAATGGATTTAAATTCTTTTcaattttgggatattttttaagGAGAAAGGATTATTTGTAGACTTTGTTCATGTTTAAGAgaacaatttttttccttttgatggTTGATTAATATGTTCATTATAATAAACATATTCACTTATGTATAGGTACTTTTATATGGCTGGTAGTAGTTCATACAAGTTGGATCATGGGCCACTTGAACAGTCTGTATTAACTGAATAACTTACTCATATGTCACGGAATATATGGGATGGAAATGTTGATATGATTTTTAATACGAGAACGAGTGATGGAAGTTTTTGGAAGCTCGTAGAAAAATATCCTATCCAACCACAAGTTTTAGAAGTGTTTAAATTATCTGGATTATATGGTGTTTATAGATGTAATAGGCTTTCTATCGACCGTAGTTTGATCACTTCATTAGTTGAGCATTGGTGTCCTGAAATTCATACTTTTCACTTTAGAACAGGTGAAGAAACTATCACCTTGTAAGATGTCGAGGTGTTGTATGGATTACCGGTAATGGTGCTCCAATACTTGGTACTGAGATAATAAGAACTTTAGGTGATTGGCAAAACATTTGTCAAAGATTATTAGGTTTTGTTCCATCTCTCCAGGACTTTAGAAATAGTTTCCTCAAGGTCTCTATGCTTAAAGAGAACATGCTAGGTGAGCCACAATTGTCAGACATGGCAACTCAAAAAATAGTCAATTAGAAGGCTAGTGAATGATGATGGCAGATACATTCGGTGCTTATTTGAAGCTTATGTACCTGCCTATGCTCGAGGACGTCAATGCGATTGGGTCTTATAGTTGGGGTAGTGCAAATTTAGCGTACTTGTATCGTTTTCTTTGTAAAGCCTCATAGAGTATCCAAAATGAGATAGCCGGATTTCTACTTTCTACCACTACTTCAGGTAtatctaataattttaataattacacAAATTATTTATTGGTATTTcgtttagttatatatatatatatatatatatatatatccggtTTGGGCATAGGAGAGGATCACTGTCCTTAGGCCACAGATAGTAGGAAAAAGAGGTACAAGAAATATTTTTCCTACTAATTTGCCTAGGGGTCCATATGCTACTAGATGGTTTGCACACTTTAGTTGGACTAACACTACTTAACATGTGCTGAAAGTTTATAGGGATGCACTTGACTCTATGACAGAAGATCAGGTAGattgtgtataattttttttctttgattttatgtaGATTGTAAATATATACTcatttgatttttactttttcatgTAGTTTATCTAGGAATCATATAAGGATGACTTAATTGAGCGTCTTCCTGGCTATTGTCGTACTGGACAAGACATGTGGTATGTTAGAGTTCCAATTTTCTGTTGAGATGTGATGGAGGTTCACTTGCCTGATAGAGTAATGAGGCAATTTGGATTGCAACAGGTGATTCCAACTCCATTTCTATTTGATTCCACCAACTTTCGTCATGATCGTCGAGAAAGGCCAAATACAAACTGGGAGTTAGAACGTCACAATAGTTACCTTTTTGGAATGAGCAAGAATAATAATATGTAATGCACCGGTCAATCATGGGCAACTTCGGTATAATGACCCCTACCTTATTTGGTTCAGACGTATTACCCGTCTTCTCATTGGTAATCCTAATCCCCGTCCTCAGTGCCAACAAGGTTATGTTCCTAATTCAACTGCATATGAAACAATGGTAAGTATAACTTTGCTTGTCTGATTTTTCTTTATCTAATATATGTTAATAACAATCAGAACCTCCAGAGTAGGAACTTAGCTTTTCTTTAATCTTTTTTATGCTTGTACAGTTAAATAATTTTTACTTTAATTCATAGGCGCTTCATATTAATTCGATGGTTGATAAAGCTAAATCACTTGGAGATACGCCATTGTATGAGGACTTATACATGTTTAGAAAAATGGTGCAGAATCAATGTTCTGATTGTTTGAGATATGTCCACAAGGCTGACATGATTCATGTATCAGCCAATTATAGAAGAGATGAGATACAACCTGATCAGTTACGTCCCCCTATTCATAGGTGAGGAAAATGAGGTGTTGCTGGAAGAAGAGAACGTGCTATTGTGAGAGACCAAGTGCCTGTTGAAATGAATGAAATGGATAAAGTAATgcaaaattcccaaataagttCGGAAGATGATCAAGCAACAACTAATCATGATTTTAGTTCCACTTTAATGGGTTGCACTTAGGAATTCACTGAGGCATCAGGTATGACATATCAACATACAGAAATTATGTCATACATGACTCCACAAACTCCACCAATATCAAGGTATCTAACTCTTTCATCATTAGATAATATATTTGGTAGTTATCGGCCACAACATTTTGAGAATGCCCCAAACTTTACCTCATCACCTGTGCCAATGTCTATTGATATCCCTGATGCTACTAATAATTTGGAGAACTTGAACACTGAGATGGAAGATAATGAATTGGATGATACCAACAATAATTTGAAGAACTTTAAAACTGAGATGGAAGATAATGAGTTGGATGATTCCAACAATGAAGTGAATAGAAATGATTCGGAGGATGCAAGTAAAGGTAGTGATACGACTATTCAGCATGATGAACTGTCAAAGAAACAGAAGCGTACAATTATTTTGTGTAACATAATTTCAGACAAGTCAATCGAGTGGCAGATCATTTTTGTAGATTGGGTTCCCAACTAAAAATACCCAGCATATTTCTTGTTTTGTTCTCTCCTCTCGACAAAGTTATAGAGCTACTGCCACTGGATCAAAATAGAGCTATATATAGTTCTCTAATTTTATGGTTAACTTGTAATAAGCTAGTTTGTTTTGGAAATCAGTCTGTAATATATAGTGTTCATAGTACTGGATCTGTTTTTTCTTACTCTCGTATGAGTTCGTAACTCTAGTAGTAGCAGTAGTTTAAACTCTGTTAGAAGTAATACTCTGGTTTTGGAAGGTAACTATTGTAGTTCTACTACTGTCTCATGTAATCCTccttagtttatatatatatatatatatatatatataatgtgaaaATCTTCATATTGTCAATTTTCACTTATTTCATGAAAGGGCGAAAAATACATAGTTTAGCTAATTAAAAGTAAATACAACTTAAACaattagatattttaagagtACCCACTTAAGTTTGATTACGAGTTGATCATCGATGTCTATCATGTATGGTCTGCCTACACAACCCGCAAGCTCGCCTATATATTACAAGACCACGATCCATCTCATTAGGTACTCTAGTTGTCCTTTGTCGATTTGGATGATGATAGAATTCATCACATCACATTATAAAACTTAGAGATGGCCAATATGCCTCATGCACAACCAGTGAGAATGACCCATAATATGTAGCAACACAATTCTCTGTTGTGAAATGCTCGCTAATAAAATTTCTAGCTAGCCCTCCCATTCTTTCAGTAACCTTCATGACATGTGAACGCAGAAAGTGCAAATTAGCCCATTTtccacactcatattttttatcatttagtgAAACACGGTGAGGATTACCACCAGTACCATCAACTTGTATAGATCTAACCTCATATACCTCAGTGGATATATTCCAATCAAAAATAAAGTGTCTTTTTGAACTTTCATAGTTCTTCTCCCACTTTAATTTGAAACTGCTTTTCCATAATTCCTTTTTCTCTACAAGTTGGTACATTGTGTGAGATCTATGGGTGTGCCGTTTGACTGTTTGCTCCAATGAAAGTCTCACCATGGCAGTGACAGGAAACCTCGAGCTTTCTTTAGAAGTTCGTTGAAAGACTCTAAAAGATTTGTTGTCAACACTTCCCATCTTTTTCTATCATCATAGCTAATCGTCCATTTGTCTAATGGAAATTGCATGAGATATTCATAtgcttcttcattttcttccctAATTTCCGACATCAAAGCTTCGAACTTCCTTACTTGATAAGCTGAAGCAGCATTCAACATCAGACCACTGAGATTCTTGTTTGGAAAATAAGATTGAAAGTTACTCTTAAGATGTCTTACACAAAATCGATGAAAGGCCCGAGGCTCTTGGAATTTCCACAACTCCAATAAACTAGTTAAGATTTTTTTTGACCTATCAGAGATAATACATGCATCTTCTTTATCCTTTATCACATGTaaacttagttttctaaaaattcATTTTCATGCCTCTTTCAATTCCCTGTCAACAATAGCAAATGCTAGTGGAAGAATGTTATCATTTTCATTAATTCCAAcagtaattaataattttatctcatatttattATACAAATAGGTTCCATTTACTGAAATAACTGGATGACAAGTTCGGAATCCATCAATGCATGGCTTGAAAttccaaaatacaaatttaaatatttttacctCTAACGAACTCATTGACTCTTCGTATTTCCATTCTACAACTATTCCTTGGTTAAAGTGTTGAAAAGCTGCAAAAAAAATTAGGAAGCTCACTAAATGATTTCTGAAAATCACTGTACACCAATTTAAATGCGCATTGACATCCAAGCCACTCTTTCCTATATGTTACTTGATGACCAAATATCACATGAACCTTAGAAATGACATCTACGGCCAACAATTTAGGATTTTTACATAATTGATTTAGAAACAAAGATGTAATTAAATCGGTATCTAGGTTAGTGTAACCTGTAGTAAGCCTTTCAGTCTCATATCTATGATTAGCAAAATACTGTTCTATCTTCCAAAGGCTACCTCCAACCTTCCATCCTCGAAGAAACCATCGACAACCTAATGATTCGTGAAACCTGCATCTGACTATCCATAGTTTCTTGCTTGATGTTACAACTATGAATTCTTTATTTTTGCGCAAACTCTATATTGTCATAGCCCATTTCAATCTATCTTTGTTTCTAAAACGCATtccttttttaaaatcttttttggcATCTTTAGACCAAATAGAACAACATTTCATCTCAGATTCATGGGTAGATATAAAAATATCTTCTTCATTCTCTAATGTTCTAAAGTAGGGTGTATCATGATTTTGCATTTCAAACACACTTTAACCAAATTGATTATGAAGATTTACACCAATATCATTTTGAGGTAAATCTTCACTATCATTGGTATCTTTATTAGATTCACTTTCTAAGGTTTCACTTTCGCTATCATCTTCTAAAGGTTCATCTTCCTCCGAACTTTCATCACAAATTTGAGTATGTGCATCATTACACAAATCAAAGTTATCCTCATCTTCTCtgcaaaaaaaataatgaattagtgAAGTAGTGATGCATAAGATttcttataatttaaaaaaaaacgtaAAGATCACCCACCTGATTTCATGTTGTCTGTGGCTACTTTCAATGTGTCCTTGACTACTTAATCCTTCATCATATGATTGATACTCATGTTCGTTAGGGCTTGCATCAAGCGATTGATGGATACTAGGGGTTGCACTATAGGCAAAATGAGGATGACTGAGCATGGCAAATCCATAATTTTGAGCCAATAAATTCATATGATAACCATGCTGACCATTCATTTGAAATAGATTATCATGATTTGTTGGTCTAGTCTTTACATACATCTCCTATTAAAACTTTGTAAATGTCATTTCCAGAATGGAGCACATAAGCAAAAGCTTTGGTTAGAATTATAAAAATGTGTTTGAACATTCTATACATACCATCTcttatataatctgttgtcctaaaATGTTATTCGcaataacattttattaataaatCAATCAGCAAGATTCCTACTTTGCAGGATTGTTATTTGATTCTCTAGAAACGTTACTCACAATAACGTTTTTATAA
Coding sequences:
- the LOC107845627 gene encoding uncharacterized protein LOC107845627 isoform X2, giving the protein MSCSQGIGTLCKNSMVRENENMQVHTPFSPSTNQVKQRTKDAEISAIGKGLGLKNFTMSSSQGMGMIHKNSMVHENDYMQVHTPFCRLTNQVTKQRTKEAETSAIGKETEEFRTSFPPSTNQVKQCTKEVQKNF
- the LOC107845627 gene encoding uncharacterized protein LOC107845627 isoform X1 is translated as MSCSQGIGTLCKNSMVRENENMQVHTPFSPSTNQVKQRTKDAEISAIGKGLGLKNFTMSSSQGMGMIHKNSMVHENDYMQVHTPFCRLTNQVTKQRTKEAETSAIGKETEEFRTSFPPSTNQVKQCTKEVQKKVFKNNVGSNQGMRSIDNNPLILGKENMQTNISLPSSIDQVMNPLPRQTAEIGMIL